A genomic region of Silurus meridionalis isolate SWU-2019-XX chromosome 7, ASM1480568v1, whole genome shotgun sequence contains the following coding sequences:
- the ndufaf8 gene encoding NADH dehydrogenase [ubiquinone] 1 alpha subcomplex assembly factor 8, which produces MTGRNVWSSSRERMRRFPELFARCSAEAAVYGKCVVSTTSGKQELQKDLCLKEFEALKTCFINAAKQRMK; this is translated from the exons ATGACAGGGAGAAACGTTTGGAGCAGTAGCCGGGAGCGGATGAGGAGATTCCCTGAGCTCTTTGCCCGGTGCTCAGCAGAG GCAGCTGTTTATGGCAAATGTGTGGTTTCCACTACATCAGGCAAACAGGAGCTGCAGAAAGATTTGTGCCTAAAAGAGTTTGAAGCTCTGAAGACCTGCTTCATCAACGCT gCGAAGCAAAGAATGAAGTAG
- the tepsin gene encoding AP-4 complex accessory subunit Tepsin yields MATLMERLAFLQKMPTLMKATADDEAPCPGYLFEEISKISHESLGCCQCLLEYLLERLQVESCHVKLKVLKVLLHLCGQSPPHFVTELRRNATFIQEVTVYSGPPDAIHGNALFQKVRVLAQELASVLFSDMMSTKSGVSPCKAAATPTIGMGSECLRSGMLGFGNSPARKSSSTVRILDKIQKAAEVVASAVLPPTEHAGIRLHDNNYRAVVAPSAVVEVAMPACAYSVPSDSCKAPHRCPGQASGGWDETGSGHSSSHNSSFENEPVVQTSVRGSSKSGDTGSHSCASRESGDSVSERAEAVHLEDCGQEMALINRLINGSKIFLSRDESQLFIKECSTLNCEVVVELLCHKLQDPSQITQMRALCGLACLMCTDLISLEHIFTVTHVRLSQLSKGTTGPVTNKATKLLRQFEALLGTSLSEITKHDVPVCPESSTSSRSDLSLNPTLISPLLSAQADAAVNKPLFISDSQAPSAGQEDQEYDHSDSVERSSRNKQSVLENEDRTTDLCKSSEPFVNPPRLSLFSGMELINRGKPVCLVEPVLVEPDTQSRPEIFDSINMDMEKSSEKNTEPSSSFSGDQVSAFSFLNL; encoded by the exons ATGGCTACTTTAATGGAACGACTGGCATTCTTGCAGAAA ATGCCGACTCTTATGAAGGCGACAGCAGATGACGAAGCGCCCTGTCCTGGATACCTGTTTGAGGAAATCAGCA AAATTTCCCATGAGTCATTGGGCTGTTGCCAGTGTCTTCTTGAATACCTTTTGGAGCGGCTGCAGGTTGAGTCCTGTCACGTGAAACTAAAG GTTTTAAAGGTCCTGCTGCATCTCTGTGGACAAAGTCCTCCGCACTTTGTTACAGAACTGAGGCGAAATGCCACGTTCATCCAGGAAGTAACGG TGTACAGTGGTCCTCCGGATGCTATTCATGGCAATGCACTCTTTCAGAAAGTGCGAGTCTTGGCACAG GAATTGGCCAGTGTGCTCTTCAGTGACATGATGTCCACAAAGTCTGGTGTCTCTCCCTGTAAAGCAGCAGCAACTCCAACTATAG GAATGGGATCAGAGTGTCTCAGATCAGGAATGCTGGGATTTGGAAATAGCCCAGCGAGAAAATCATCCA GTACAGTGCGTATTTTGGACAAGATTCAGAAAGCTGCAGAGGTGGTGGCCAGTGCTGTTCTTCCCCCCACAGAGCATGCTGGGATTCGACTCCATGATAATAATTACCGGGCAGTGGTGGCTCCCTCTGCTGTTGTGGAGGTTGCAATGCCAGCTTGTGCATACAGTGTTCCTTCAGACAGCTGCAAAG CTCCTCACAGATGCCCGGGACAGGCAAGTGGAGGTTGGGACGAAACAGGCAGTGGCCATAGCTCGTCTCACAACTCTTCTTTCGAGAACGAGCCAGTCGTTCAGACATCAGTTAGGGGAAGCAGTAAGTCCGGAGACACGGGCAGCCACTCGTGTGCGAGCCGTGAAAGTGGAGACAGCGTATCAGAACG TGCCGAGGCTGTACATTTGGAAGACTGTGGCCAGGAGATGGCGCTAATTAACAGACTCATTAATGGATCTAAAATCTTTCTGTCCAGAGATGAGAGCCAACTTTTCATCAAAGA GTGTTCTACTTTAAACTGTGAAGTTGTGGTAGAGCTTCTCTGTCACAAACTACAGGACCCCTCACAGATTACCCAAATG AGAGCACTGTGTGGTCTGGCATGCCTGATGTGCACAGATCTGATATCTTTAGAGCATATCTTCACTGTTACACATGTACGTCTCTCCCAGTTGAGTAAGGGGACAACAGGGCCAGTAACGAACAAGGCAACCAAG CTTCTTAGGCAGTTTGAAGCACTATTGGGTACTTCTCTCTCGGAAATAACCAAGCATGACGTTCCTGTGTGTCCCGAATCATCTACTTCTTCACGTTCAGATCTGTCCTTGAATCCAACTCTCATTAGTCCTCTTCTCTCAGCACAAGCGGACGCAGCTGTCAATAAACCTCTGTTCATAAGTGACTCGCAAGCTCCCTCTGCTGGACAAGAAGACCAGGAGTATGATCATTCTGATTCTGTTGAGAGGAGCTCACGAAACAAGCAGAGTGTTTTGGAAAATGAAGACAGAACCACAGACCTTTGTAAGAGCTCTGAGCCTTTTGTTAACCCTCCCAGACTCTCCCTGTTTAGTGGCATGGAGCTGATCAACAGAGGCAAGCCAGTGTGTCTGGTTGAGCCTGTTCTTGTGGAGCCAGATACCCAAAGCAGACCAGAAATTTTTGACAGCATCAACATGGATATGGAGAAGAGCTcggaaaaaaacacagagccCTCTTCATCCTTTAGTGGTGACCAAGTTTCAGCTTTCTCCTTCCTCAACCTCTGA